The following proteins are encoded in a genomic region of Pseudoxanthomonas suwonensis 11-1:
- a CDS encoding Na/Pi cotransporter family protein yields the protein MRTTRLPPLLGPGIALAVAVVLGWSFWRSAGWLELCAGLALFLFGMQCLEEGLRQLAGGGLERLLARSTGTPGRGLLFGMAGTALLQSTTLVSLLTIAFIGSGLIQLAGGISVILGANLGATSGIWLLALAGQDFSLSPLALPLLVFGVLAGFTGARGKAAGRVVLGVAFIFLGIDQLKDGFAQLGGGLDLAWVQAGGAAGTSLFVVAGLVLTVVLQSSHATLMLTLAALAGGQLQLEQGLAIAVGANVGSSVSTAFVGMLGGNRSGQRLALAHALFNIVTAAATLVLLLPLTWLVKTTAGLAGFGGNDLLQLALFHTLFNAGGVALFWPWQRQLEAALRRWLPDRADPDLPATPAGEASIRRVHARHLSGPALESADAAAAAVALELRHLGELSMEVICQALCLPPGVLEAAGPDPALLDGACPPGQAMDAELLYQQRIKGVYGDLLAFMSRLELPLDEEHQRFWSASQLAAMEMVNAVKSAKHLQKNLQRRLAGPDTPVRTAYLELRAHLLAQLRALHRLHPDAGPQARAGLLERLDADAEAFHARFRTMLFRHVRDGVYDGLEAGSLLNDLGYAGELYRHLRQLFDRRGEPVSLQQLRQLSATT from the coding sequence ATGCGCACGACGCGGCTGCCGCCGCTGCTGGGACCGGGGATCGCCCTGGCCGTGGCCGTCGTCCTGGGCTGGAGTTTCTGGCGCAGCGCCGGCTGGCTGGAGCTGTGCGCCGGCCTGGCCCTGTTCCTGTTCGGCATGCAGTGCCTGGAGGAAGGCCTGCGCCAGCTGGCCGGCGGCGGGCTCGAGCGCCTGCTGGCGCGCAGCACCGGCACCCCCGGGCGCGGCCTGCTGTTCGGCATGGCCGGCACCGCCCTGCTGCAGTCGACCACCCTGGTTTCGCTGCTGACCATCGCCTTCATCGGCTCGGGCCTGATACAGCTGGCCGGCGGCATCTCGGTAATCCTCGGCGCCAACCTCGGCGCGACCAGCGGCATCTGGCTGCTGGCCCTGGCCGGGCAGGACTTCAGCCTCTCCCCGCTTGCCCTGCCGCTGCTGGTGTTCGGCGTGCTGGCCGGGTTTACCGGCGCGCGCGGCAAGGCCGCCGGGCGGGTGGTACTGGGCGTGGCCTTCATCTTCCTGGGCATCGACCAGCTCAAGGACGGCTTCGCCCAGCTCGGCGGCGGCCTGGACCTGGCCTGGGTGCAGGCCGGCGGGGCCGCCGGTACCTCGCTGTTCGTGGTGGCCGGCCTGGTGCTGACCGTGGTGCTGCAGTCCAGCCACGCCACCCTGATGCTGACCCTGGCCGCGCTGGCCGGCGGCCAGCTGCAGCTGGAGCAGGGGCTGGCGATCGCGGTCGGCGCGAACGTGGGCAGCAGCGTCAGCACCGCCTTCGTCGGCATGCTTGGTGGCAACCGCAGCGGCCAGCGCCTGGCCCTGGCGCATGCGCTGTTCAACATCGTCACCGCGGCGGCGACCCTGGTCCTGCTGCTGCCGCTGACCTGGCTGGTGAAGACGACGGCGGGGCTGGCCGGTTTCGGCGGCAACGACCTGCTGCAGCTGGCCCTGTTCCACACCCTGTTCAATGCCGGCGGGGTGGCCCTGTTCTGGCCCTGGCAGCGGCAGCTGGAGGCGGCGCTGCGGCGCTGGCTGCCGGACCGTGCCGATCCGGACCTGCCCGCAACGCCCGCCGGCGAGGCGTCGATCCGGCGCGTGCATGCACGCCACCTCAGTGGGCCGGCACTGGAATCGGCCGACGCGGCCGCGGCGGCGGTGGCGCTGGAGCTGCGCCATCTCGGCGAGCTGTCGATGGAAGTGATCTGCCAGGCCCTGTGCCTGCCGCCGGGCGTGCTGGAGGCGGCCGGGCCCGATCCGGCGCTGCTCGACGGCGCCTGCCCGCCCGGCCAGGCCATGGATGCCGAGCTGCTGTACCAGCAGCGGATCAAGGGCGTGTACGGCGACCTGCTGGCCTTCATGAGCCGGCTGGAGCTGCCGCTGGACGAGGAGCACCAGCGCTTCTGGTCCGCCAGCCAGCTGGCGGCGATGGAGATGGTCAACGCGGTCAAGAGCGCCAAGCACCTGCAGAAGAACCTGCAGCGTCGCCTGGCTGGTCCGGACACGCCGGTGCGCACCGCCTACCTGGAGCTGCGCGCGCACCTGCTGGCCCAGCTGCGCGCACTGCACCGGTTGCATCCGGACGCCGGCCCGCAGGCGCGGGCCGGCCTGCTGGAACGGCTGGACGCGGATGCGGAGGCGTTCCATGCCCGCTTCCGCACGATGCTGTTCCGGCACGTGCGCGATGGCGTGTACGACGGCCTGGAGGCCGGATCGCTGCTCAACGACCTCGGTTACGCCGGCGAGCTGTACCGCCACCTGCGCCAGCTGTTCGACCGCAGGGGCGAGCCGGTCTCGCTGCAGCAGCTGCGCCAGCTCTCGGCCACCACCTGA
- a CDS encoding ABC transporter ATP-binding protein, translating into MPVPAANALALQGVRLDRGGRTILRDLDLTVPAGSITAVLGPSGTGKSTLLAALTGELVPAAGTLRVFDRPVPRGSRELLEMRKGIGVLLQGNGLLTDLSVAENVALPLRTHTRLPEPLLRRLVEMKLNAVGLRGAADLYPRELSGGMARRVALARALALDPPLMLYDEPLTGLDPIASGVIMSLIQRLSRSLGLTSIIVSHHVHETLPIADQVVVIANHGIVFDGTPARLQASTDPLIRQFLDGQPDGPIPFESARDGAARAEAA; encoded by the coding sequence ATGCCCGTCCCCGCTGCTAATGCCTTGGCCCTGCAGGGCGTCCGCCTCGATCGTGGCGGCCGCACCATCCTGCGCGACCTCGACCTGACGGTTCCCGCCGGCAGCATCACCGCCGTGCTGGGCCCTTCGGGCACCGGCAAGTCGACCCTGCTGGCGGCGCTCACCGGCGAGCTGGTGCCGGCCGCGGGCACGCTGCGCGTGTTCGACCGCCCGGTGCCGCGCGGTTCGCGCGAGCTGCTGGAGATGCGCAAGGGGATCGGCGTGCTGCTGCAGGGCAACGGCCTGCTGACCGACCTGAGCGTGGCCGAGAACGTGGCCCTGCCGCTGCGCACCCATACCCGCCTGCCCGAGCCGCTGCTGCGCCGGCTGGTGGAGATGAAGCTCAACGCGGTCGGCCTGCGTGGCGCCGCGGACCTGTATCCGCGCGAGCTGTCCGGCGGCATGGCCCGGCGCGTGGCGCTGGCCCGCGCGCTGGCGCTGGATCCGCCGCTGATGCTCTACGACGAACCGTTGACCGGCCTGGACCCGATTGCCTCCGGCGTGATCATGAGCCTGATCCAGCGCCTCTCGCGCAGCCTGGGCCTGACCAGCATCATCGTCAGCCACCACGTGCACGAGACCCTGCCGATCGCCGACCAGGTGGTGGTGATCGCCAACCACGGCATCGTGTTCGACGGCACCCCGGCCCGGCTGCAGGCCTCGACCGATCCGCTGATCCGCCAGTTCCTGGACGGCCAGCCGGACGGCCCGATCCCGTTCGAGAGCGCCCGCGACGGCGCCGCGCGCGCGGAGGCCGCCTGA
- a CDS encoding MlaE family lipid ABC transporter permease subunit — MAAVGAVRSLGRAGLFSLSVLRASLPSRDFLAELARETYKIGGRSLPIIAVGGAFVGLVLTLQGYRTLTTFGAADALSTLLGLSLYRELGPVLTALLFIGRAGSSIAAELGLMRATDQIKALELMAIDPVAKAVAPRFWAAVLCVPLLTGFFCSLAISASWFEAVKVLGLDNGTFWAALQGSVDFWDDFGVALLKSAVFGGVSALVAAYVGFHAEPTIEGTSVATTRAVVNASLLVLMLNFVMSALLFQ, encoded by the coding sequence ATGGCCGCCGTGGGTGCCGTGCGTTCGCTGGGCCGCGCCGGCCTGTTCTCGCTGTCGGTGCTGCGCGCCTCGCTGCCCAGCCGCGACTTCCTCGCCGAGCTGGCGCGCGAGACCTACAAGATCGGCGGCCGCTCGCTGCCGATCATCGCCGTGGGCGGCGCGTTCGTGGGCCTGGTGCTGACCCTGCAGGGCTACCGCACGCTGACCACCTTCGGTGCCGCCGACGCGCTGTCGACCCTGCTGGGCCTGTCGCTGTACCGCGAGCTGGGCCCGGTGCTGACCGCGCTGCTGTTCATCGGCCGCGCCGGCAGCTCGATCGCCGCCGAGCTGGGCCTGATGCGCGCGACCGACCAGATCAAGGCGCTGGAGCTGATGGCCATCGACCCGGTGGCCAAGGCGGTGGCGCCGCGGTTCTGGGCGGCGGTGCTGTGCGTGCCGCTGCTGACCGGTTTCTTCTGCTCGCTGGCGATCTCGGCCAGCTGGTTCGAGGCGGTGAAGGTGCTGGGCCTGGACAACGGCACGTTCTGGGCGGCGCTGCAGGGCAGCGTCGACTTCTGGGACGACTTCGGCGTGGCCCTGCTGAAGTCCGCTGTGTTCGGTGGCGTCAGCGCGCTGGTCGCCGCCTACGTGGGCTTCCACGCCGAGCCGACCATCGAGGGCACCTCGGTGGCCACCACCCGCGCGGTGGTCAACGCCTCGCTGCTGGTGCTGATGCTGAACTTCGTGATGTCGGCCCTGCTGTTCCAGTAA
- the mlaD gene encoding outer membrane lipid asymmetry maintenance protein MlaD, which produces MAIRGPRLEFAVGAFLILALASLLVLAFASTNRQFGLGGGSYELTARFANLGQLRLQAPVKIGGVVVGRVKKVELDPVRFDSIVTLAIDERYQDLPGDTSASILTSGLLGESFIGLQPGGDPEPLKPGDEIVFTQPAIDLIQLVGKYMFGGAGGEGGIDPSKVLSSPSTEEDPSPTE; this is translated from the coding sequence ATGGCAATCCGCGGTCCCAGGCTTGAATTTGCGGTCGGCGCCTTCCTCATCCTGGCGCTGGCCTCCCTTCTGGTGCTGGCCTTCGCCTCGACCAACCGCCAGTTCGGCCTCGGCGGCGGCAGCTACGAGCTGACCGCGCGCTTCGCCAACCTCGGCCAGCTGCGCCTGCAGGCGCCGGTCAAGATCGGCGGCGTGGTGGTGGGCCGGGTGAAGAAGGTCGAACTGGACCCGGTGCGGTTCGATTCGATCGTCACCCTGGCCATCGACGAGCGCTACCAGGACCTGCCGGGCGACACCTCGGCGTCGATCCTGACCAGCGGCCTGCTCGGCGAGAGCTTCATCGGCCTGCAGCCGGGCGGCGACCCCGAGCCGCTGAAGCCCGGCGACGAGATCGTGTTCACCCAGCCTGCGATCGACCTGATCCAGCTGGTCGGCAAGTACATGTTCGGCGGTGCCGGCGGCGAAGGCGGGATCGACCCGTCCAAGGTGCTGTCCTCGCCGTCCACCGAAGAAGACCCGTCCCCCACGGAATGA
- a CDS encoding MlaC/ttg2D family ABC transporter substrate-binding protein, whose translation MKPLILSLALALPLLAAAPVQAQAQAQQAAQTPGRQVVDTGTRVLSTLQQRRAEFQKDRKALRGFIESELRSGFDREYAARLVLGPHGRGASDADVALFADAMTDNLMQRYGDALLAFDGRPRIRLKSETPLPNNRGVRVSTEILRDGGDPIPVDYLVRNNGGWKIFDVMVEGVSYVQTFRTQFDAPLRQKSIAQVAAELRSGALRPAADGAR comes from the coding sequence ATGAAACCCCTGATCCTTTCCCTCGCACTGGCCCTGCCGCTGCTGGCGGCCGCCCCGGTCCAGGCCCAGGCGCAGGCCCAGCAGGCCGCGCAGACCCCGGGCCGCCAGGTCGTCGACACCGGCACCCGCGTGCTGTCGACCCTGCAGCAGCGTCGCGCCGAGTTCCAGAAGGACCGCAAGGCCCTGCGCGGCTTCATCGAATCCGAGCTGCGCAGCGGCTTCGACCGCGAGTACGCGGCGCGCCTGGTGCTGGGCCCGCACGGCCGCGGCGCCAGCGATGCCGACGTGGCGCTGTTCGCCGACGCCATGACCGACAACCTGATGCAGCGCTACGGCGACGCCCTGCTGGCGTTCGACGGCCGTCCGCGCATCCGCCTGAAGTCGGAGACCCCGCTGCCGAACAACCGCGGCGTGCGCGTGTCCACCGAGATCCTGCGCGACGGCGGCGACCCGATCCCGGTCGACTACCTGGTGCGCAACAACGGCGGCTGGAAGATCTTCGACGTGATGGTCGAGGGCGTGTCCTACGTGCAGACCTTCCGCACCCAGTTCGACGCCCCGCTGCGGCAGAAGTCGATCGCGCAGGTCGCCGCCGAACTGCGCAGCGGCGCCCTGCGCCCGGCCGCCGATGGCGCGCGCTGA
- a CDS encoding STAS domain-containing protein, translated as MARAEESASARREGEVLHLEGRLDRAAVVALWPRLQPLVDGARTLELGAIQSLDSAGLALLAETAARMRASGPVQVGGDAPGLAELRAAYRLDPQLNYAGAPP; from the coding sequence ATGGCGCGCGCTGAGGAAAGCGCCAGCGCCCGCCGCGAAGGCGAGGTGCTGCACCTGGAAGGCCGCCTGGACCGCGCGGCCGTGGTCGCGCTGTGGCCGCGCCTGCAGCCGCTGGTCGATGGCGCCCGCACGCTGGAGCTGGGCGCGATCCAGTCCCTGGACAGCGCCGGCCTGGCCCTGCTGGCCGAGACCGCCGCGCGCATGCGCGCCAGCGGCCCGGTGCAGGTCGGCGGCGATGCCCCCGGCCTGGCCGAACTGCGTGCCGCCTACCGGCTGGACCCGCAACTGAACTACGCCGGAGCCCCCCCATGA
- a CDS encoding MlaA family lipoprotein has product MKLASTGALLLPLLLLAGCASAPKAAGSGPAPVETVAGTPVQAEADAAPSVVVVDGQELPAPPAGEAPVQDAVDADVASADATGGSADDGLSPTEAEDDYAALYGTATDADPTARPVYDPWEPMNRRIHAFNNVVDAAIARPVARLYVAVVPEPVRLGVGNFFDNIASPVIFLNQMLQGRPRDAVQTLGRFVVNTTLGIGGIFDPATDLKMKRRSEDFGQTLGIWGWRNSRYLELPFFGPRTVRDVFGMAGDMPLSPTRQVERDRYRIVLQGAQLVDRRAALLPIESMRENAVDEYAMIRDAWMQRRQYQIEADRRGGRKGEGEDDLPDYLRDERDPTLPVDAMPIPGT; this is encoded by the coding sequence ATGAAGCTCGCCTCCACCGGCGCCCTGCTGCTCCCGCTGTTGCTGCTGGCCGGTTGCGCCAGTGCACCGAAGGCCGCCGGCAGTGGCCCCGCCCCCGTCGAAACCGTGGCCGGCACGCCGGTCCAGGCCGAGGCCGACGCCGCGCCGTCCGTGGTCGTGGTCGATGGCCAGGAGCTGCCGGCGCCGCCCGCAGGGGAAGCGCCAGTGCAGGACGCCGTCGACGCCGACGTTGCCAGCGCCGATGCCACGGGCGGATCCGCCGACGACGGCCTGTCCCCGACCGAGGCCGAGGACGACTACGCCGCGCTGTACGGCACCGCCACCGACGCCGATCCCACTGCGCGTCCGGTCTACGACCCTTGGGAGCCGATGAACCGGCGCATCCACGCGTTCAACAACGTGGTCGATGCCGCCATCGCCCGTCCGGTCGCGCGCCTCTACGTCGCGGTCGTGCCGGAGCCGGTGCGCCTGGGCGTGGGCAACTTCTTCGACAACATCGCCTCGCCGGTGATCTTCCTCAACCAGATGCTGCAGGGCCGCCCGCGCGATGCGGTGCAGACCCTGGGCCGGTTCGTGGTCAACACCACCCTGGGCATCGGCGGCATCTTCGATCCGGCCACCGACCTGAAGATGAAGCGCCGCAGCGAGGACTTCGGCCAGACCCTGGGCATCTGGGGCTGGCGCAACTCGCGCTACCTGGAGCTGCCGTTCTTCGGCCCGCGCACGGTGCGCGACGTGTTCGGCATGGCCGGCGACATGCCGCTGTCGCCGACCCGCCAGGTCGAGCGCGACCGCTACCGCATCGTGCTGCAGGGCGCGCAGCTGGTGGACCGCCGCGCCGCGCTGCTGCCGATCGAGAGCATGCGCGAGAACGCGGTGGACGAGTACGCGATGATCCGCGACGCGTGGATGCAACGCCGCCAGTACCAGATCGAGGCCGACCGCCGCGGCGGTCGCAAGGGCGAGGGCGAGGACGACCTGCCGGACTACCTGCGCGACGAGCGCGATCCCACCCTGCCGGTCGACGCCATGCCGATCCCCGGCACCTGA
- the rmuC gene encoding DNA recombination protein RmuC, with protein sequence MTETLFLILIAGLLLAILACVAALLVRRPDAAFERLRAQLEEALRAEQRDGRLELRQQLDGLATTQGARIDGFARHLADLGTRTDTRLDQLRDSLTEDARKGRAEGVEAQARLNELLSQRLAELRAQLDLFGRQQDTRIQAFGEQLAALRASLTEDARVTRQESLESQQRFAEGLNQRLQELTARNEQRIGEMRATLEQQLRALQQDNAAKLEKMRETVDEKLQSTLTTRLDSSFKLVSERLEQVQRGLGEMQQLATGVGDLKRVLTNVKTRGTWGEVQLDNLLEQTLTPDQYARGVRVRPDSAEMVDFAVRLPGRGHDDAPLWLPIDCKFPREDYERLLEAQELADVELVRSTGAQLERAIRIQAKSICEKYIVPPHTTDFAVMFLPTEGLYAEVIRRPGLTDALQREHRIVVAGPTTVTALLNSLQMGFRTLAIEKRSSEVWQLLGAVKSEFGKFAGILERAEKQISTVGKSLGDASRKTRTIERRLRGVESLAEDQAQALLGDLGLDAIESELDGEEGEP encoded by the coding sequence ATGACCGAAACCCTCTTCCTGATCCTCATCGCCGGCCTGCTGCTGGCGATCCTGGCCTGTGTGGCCGCCCTCCTGGTGCGCCGTCCCGACGCCGCCTTCGAGCGCCTGCGCGCGCAGCTGGAGGAGGCCCTGCGCGCCGAGCAGCGCGACGGCCGCCTGGAACTGCGCCAGCAGCTGGACGGCCTGGCCACCACCCAGGGCGCCCGCATCGACGGCTTCGCCCGCCATCTGGCCGACCTGGGCACGCGCACCGACACCCGCCTGGACCAGCTGCGCGATTCACTGACCGAGGACGCGCGCAAGGGCCGCGCCGAGGGCGTGGAGGCCCAGGCCCGGCTCAACGAGCTGCTGTCCCAGCGTCTGGCCGAGCTTCGCGCCCAGCTGGACCTGTTCGGGCGCCAGCAGGACACCCGCATCCAGGCTTTCGGCGAGCAGCTGGCGGCCCTGCGTGCCAGCCTGACCGAGGACGCCCGCGTCACCCGCCAGGAGTCGCTGGAGTCGCAGCAGCGCTTCGCCGAGGGCCTCAACCAGCGCCTGCAGGAACTGACCGCGCGCAACGAACAGCGCATCGGCGAGATGCGCGCCACCCTCGAGCAGCAGTTGCGCGCGCTGCAGCAGGACAACGCCGCCAAGCTGGAGAAGATGCGCGAGACGGTGGACGAGAAGCTGCAGAGCACCCTCACCACCCGCCTGGATTCGTCCTTCAAGCTGGTGTCCGAGCGCCTGGAGCAGGTCCAGCGCGGGCTGGGCGAGATGCAGCAGCTGGCCACCGGCGTCGGCGACCTCAAGCGCGTGCTGACCAACGTCAAGACCCGCGGCACCTGGGGCGAAGTGCAGCTGGACAACCTGCTGGAGCAGACCCTCACCCCCGACCAGTACGCACGCGGCGTGCGCGTGCGCCCGGACAGCGCGGAGATGGTCGACTTCGCCGTGCGCCTGCCCGGCCGCGGGCACGACGACGCGCCGCTGTGGCTGCCGATCGACTGCAAGTTCCCGCGCGAGGACTACGAGCGCCTGCTCGAGGCACAGGAACTCGCCGACGTGGAGCTGGTGCGCAGCACCGGCGCCCAGCTGGAACGCGCGATCCGGATCCAGGCCAAGTCGATCTGCGAGAAGTACATCGTGCCGCCGCACACCACCGACTTCGCGGTGATGTTCCTGCCCACCGAGGGCCTGTACGCCGAGGTGATCCGCCGTCCCGGCCTGACCGACGCGCTGCAGCGCGAACACCGCATCGTGGTCGCCGGCCCGACCACGGTCACCGCCCTGCTCAACAGCCTGCAGATGGGCTTCCGCACCCTGGCCATCGAGAAGCGCTCGTCCGAGGTCTGGCAGCTGCTGGGCGCGGTCAAGAGCGAGTTCGGCAAGTTCGCCGGCATCCTCGAGCGCGCGGAGAAGCAGATCAGCACCGTCGGCAAGAGCCTGGGCGATGCCAGCCGCAAGACCCGCACCATCGAGCGCCGCCTGCGCGGCGTGGAGTCGCTGGCCGAGGACCAGGCACAGGCGCTGCTGGGCGACCTCGGCCTGGATGCGATCGAGTCCGAGCTGGACGGCGAGGAAGGCGAGCCCTGA
- a CDS encoding DUF488 domain-containing protein, which produces MARPARFPLRTRHIDEPAEPEDGLRLLVEGAWPRGARKDTLELEAWLRILAPSTALRRWFGQDPARWDDFRSRYFEELAANHAGLSRLRSYLVKGPVTFVYAAGDGEHNNAVALRDYILQASG; this is translated from the coding sequence ATGGCCCGACCCGCCCGCTTCCCGCTCCGGACCAGGCATATCGACGAGCCGGCGGAACCGGAGGACGGGTTGCGCCTGCTGGTGGAGGGCGCCTGGCCACGCGGAGCGCGCAAGGACACCCTGGAGCTGGAAGCGTGGCTGCGGATCCTCGCGCCCAGCACCGCCCTGCGCCGCTGGTTCGGCCAGGACCCGGCCCGGTGGGACGACTTCCGCAGCCGCTACTTCGAGGAACTGGCCGCCAACCACGCCGGGCTGTCGCGATTGCGCAGCTATCTGGTCAAGGGACCGGTGACCTTCGTGTACGCTGCCGGCGACGGGGAGCACAACAACGCGGTGGCCCTGCGCGACTACATCCTGCAGGCGTCCGGCTGA
- the putP gene encoding sodium/proline symporter PutP produces MTASTPLLITFSAYLLLMVGIGFVAWRRTRTFDDYILGGRSLGGFVTALAAGASDMSGWLMMGLPGALYLAGASEAWIAIGLVLGAWANWRWVAGPLRLYTERTHNALTLPDYFTHRFEDHSRLLRILSALVILVFFAIYCASGIVAGARLFESMFGLPYGQAMVWGALATIAYTFVGGFLAVSWTDTVQASLMFFALLLVPVVAIIGAGGPGEAVALVEQVDPTRLDWIGAGGAIAVVSALAWGLGYCGQPHILARFMAADSLATIPRARRISMAWMVLCLGGSVATGLAGLAWFAAHPELAGPVDANPERVFIALGEQLFNPWIAGVLLSAILAAIMSTLSAQLLVCSSALTEDFYRGLLRPRASHAELVWFGRAMVLAVAALAMWIARDPESRVLGLVSYAWAGFGAAFGPVVVVSLFWKRMTRNGALAGMLVGAATVIAWKHTGSALYEMVPGFIAATVAIVLVSLLGKAPSQALQARHEQVRAALREQGH; encoded by the coding sequence ATGACCGCAAGCACCCCCCTGCTGATCACCTTCTCCGCCTACCTGCTGCTGATGGTGGGTATTGGCTTCGTCGCCTGGCGCCGGACCCGGACCTTCGACGACTACATCCTCGGCGGGCGCTCGCTGGGCGGCTTCGTCACCGCGCTGGCCGCCGGCGCCTCGGACATGAGCGGCTGGCTGATGATGGGCCTGCCCGGCGCGCTGTACCTGGCCGGCGCTTCCGAGGCCTGGATCGCGATCGGCCTGGTGCTCGGCGCCTGGGCCAACTGGCGCTGGGTGGCCGGGCCGCTGCGCCTGTACACCGAGCGCACCCACAACGCGCTGACCCTGCCGGACTACTTCACCCACCGCTTCGAGGACCACAGCCGCCTGCTGCGGATCCTGTCGGCGCTGGTGATCCTGGTGTTCTTCGCCATCTACTGCGCCTCCGGCATCGTCGCCGGCGCGCGCCTGTTCGAGAGCATGTTCGGCCTGCCGTACGGCCAGGCAATGGTCTGGGGCGCGCTGGCGACCATCGCCTACACCTTCGTCGGCGGCTTCCTGGCGGTGAGCTGGACCGACACCGTGCAGGCCTCGCTGATGTTCTTCGCCCTGTTGCTGGTGCCGGTGGTCGCGATCATCGGCGCGGGTGGCCCGGGCGAGGCGGTGGCCCTGGTCGAGCAGGTCGATCCCACCCGGCTGGACTGGATCGGCGCCGGCGGGGCGATCGCGGTCGTCTCGGCGCTGGCCTGGGGCCTGGGCTACTGCGGCCAGCCGCACATCCTCGCCCGCTTCATGGCCGCCGACAGCCTGGCCACCATCCCGCGCGCACGCCGCATCTCGATGGCCTGGATGGTGCTGTGCCTGGGCGGCTCGGTGGCCACCGGCCTGGCAGGACTGGCCTGGTTCGCCGCGCACCCGGAGCTGGCCGGCCCGGTCGACGCCAACCCGGAGCGGGTGTTCATCGCCCTGGGCGAGCAGCTGTTCAACCCGTGGATCGCCGGCGTGCTGCTGTCGGCGATCCTGGCCGCGATCATGAGCACCCTGTCGGCGCAGCTGCTGGTCTGCTCCAGCGCGCTGACCGAGGACTTCTACCGCGGCCTGCTGCGGCCCAGGGCCAGCCATGCCGAGCTGGTGTGGTTCGGCCGGGCCATGGTGCTGGCGGTGGCGGCCCTGGCGATGTGGATCGCGCGCGACCCGGAGAGCCGGGTGCTGGGACTGGTTTCCTACGCCTGGGCCGGATTCGGTGCCGCGTTCGGCCCGGTGGTGGTGGTGTCCCTGTTCTGGAAGCGCATGACCCGCAATGGCGCCCTGGCCGGCATGCTGGTCGGCGCGGCCACGGTGATCGCGTGGAAGCACACCGGCAGCGCGCTGTACGAGATGGTGCCGGGCTTCATCGCCGCGACCGTGGCCATCGTCCTGGTGAGCCTGCTGGGCAAGGCGCCCTCGCAGGCATTGCAGGCGCGCCACGAGCAAGTGCGCGCGGCCCTGCGAGAACAGGGCCACTGA
- a CDS encoding SDR family NAD(P)-dependent oxidoreductase, which yields MNRFEGQVAIVTGGASGIGAAICRRLAREGAKVVIADHDGAAAQALAARLGEADTLAFQLDVADAAAVERMVQVTVERFGGLHLAVNNAGIGGPSHPTAGYPLEDWHRVIDVNLHGVMYSMKYELPAMLASGGGAIVNMASILGSVGWSGSIAYVAAKHALLGMTKTTAMEYAPQGIRVNAVGPAFIDTPLLSGLDPAVREGLVALHPAGRLGTADEVAALACFLLSKEASFVTGSYHLVDGGYTAR from the coding sequence ATGAACAGGTTCGAAGGACAGGTCGCGATCGTCACCGGTGGTGCGTCGGGTATCGGCGCAGCCATCTGCCGCCGCCTCGCACGCGAAGGTGCGAAGGTCGTAATCGCTGACCATGATGGTGCCGCGGCGCAGGCGCTGGCCGCTCGGCTGGGCGAGGCCGATACGCTGGCGTTCCAGCTGGACGTGGCCGATGCCGCCGCGGTGGAGCGCATGGTCCAGGTCACGGTCGAGCGTTTCGGTGGCCTGCACCTGGCGGTCAACAACGCCGGCATCGGCGGCCCCAGCCATCCCACCGCCGGGTACCCACTCGAGGACTGGCACCGGGTCATCGACGTCAACCTGCACGGGGTGATGTACTCGATGAAGTACGAGCTGCCGGCGATGCTGGCCAGCGGCGGCGGTGCCATCGTCAACATGGCCTCGATCCTCGGCAGCGTGGGCTGGAGCGGCTCGATCGCCTACGTGGCCGCCAAGCACGCGCTGCTGGGAATGACGAAGACCACGGCGATGGAATACGCGCCCCAGGGCATCCGCGTGAACGCGGTCGGCCCGGCCTTCATCGACACCCCGCTGCTGTCGGGGCTGGATCCGGCGGTGCGCGAGGGCCTGGTGGCCCTGCATCCGGCCGGCCGGCTCGGCACTGCGGACGAGGTCGCGGCCCTGGCCTGCTTCCTGCTGTCGAAGGAAGCCTCCTTCGTCACCGGCAGCTACCACCTGGTGGACGGCGGCTACACCGCGCGCTGA